A region of Rhodoferax potami DNA encodes the following proteins:
- a CDS encoding RbsD/FucU family protein: protein MLKGLDSLLTPELLMHLSAMGHGEWVAVVDANFTADFLGKGKALVRLPGHSLERVSKAVLSVFPLAEDVACPAAYMQVCHSPEGHQTAAQASVVALLSHEGLPAGRVEAVERFAFYEKIKGASVIVQSGEATAYGNAMFCKGVIL from the coding sequence ATGCTGAAAGGTCTGGATTCCTTGTTAACCCCCGAGTTGCTGATGCACCTGTCTGCAATGGGGCATGGCGAGTGGGTTGCGGTGGTGGACGCCAATTTCACCGCAGATTTCCTGGGCAAAGGCAAAGCGCTAGTCCGCTTGCCCGGGCATAGTTTGGAGAGGGTGAGCAAAGCCGTTCTCTCGGTGTTCCCCTTGGCCGAAGACGTCGCGTGTCCCGCCGCCTATATGCAGGTTTGCCACAGCCCGGAAGGTCACCAGACCGCTGCACAGGCCTCTGTGGTGGCTTTGTTATCGCACGAAGGGCTGCCCGCCGGTAGGGTGGAAGCCGTAGAGCGGTTTGCGTTTTACGAGAAGATCAAAGGCGCCAGCGTCATCGTCCAAAGCGGCGAAGCCACGGCGTATGGAAATGCCATGTTCTGCAAGGGCGTTATCCTTTGA
- a CDS encoding transaldolase family protein: MTKIFLDSARVESWALPAGCPPVQGVTTNPSLVFQAGLPVTLATYVGLISAVADHGFAELMVQLPYCQPEQAREWLKVLQPAAQARGIQLTIKLPCAPDWEACIDAVRAEQQDVLLTGLSNAVQLLWAKHKGVQYVAPYVGRLANDGRNVWALMEACVAVQAKGPQLLAASIKTPEVLGQLVAVGAAAVTLPPASLVAWSTDALTQSAIKQFDLDIQSSIKIGQH, translated from the coding sequence ATGACTAAAATTTTTCTCGACTCCGCGCGCGTAGAGTCATGGGCTCTCCCGGCGGGCTGTCCACCGGTGCAAGGGGTCACTACCAACCCCAGCTTGGTGTTTCAAGCGGGGCTTCCTGTCACTCTCGCTACCTATGTAGGTTTGATTTCAGCTGTCGCAGACCACGGTTTTGCGGAACTGATGGTTCAGTTGCCCTACTGCCAACCGGAGCAAGCAAGAGAATGGCTCAAAGTGCTACAGCCGGCGGCGCAAGCCCGGGGCATTCAATTGACGATCAAGCTGCCCTGCGCACCGGATTGGGAGGCATGTATCGACGCAGTTCGGGCTGAGCAGCAAGACGTGTTGCTCACAGGGCTCTCCAATGCAGTGCAGCTCTTGTGGGCAAAACACAAAGGTGTGCAATATGTGGCGCCCTATGTGGGCCGCCTTGCGAACGATGGCCGCAATGTGTGGGCGCTGATGGAGGCATGCGTAGCAGTGCAAGCCAAGGGCCCGCAGCTTCTGGCGGCGAGTATCAAAACGCCCGAAGTGTTGGGTCAGCTGGTAGCCGTAGGCGCAGCCGCAGTGACTTTACCTCCAGCGAGTCTCGTTGCCTGGAGTACCGACGCACTGACTCAGAGCGCCATAAAGCAGTTTGATCTTGATATCCAATCCAGCATCAAAATCGGACAACACTGA